A stretch of the Sphingobacterium thalpophilum genome encodes the following:
- a CDS encoding family 43 glycosylhydrolase, translating into MKNNLFTCLLIYLFLLPQNVLSQSPVPADYTLVWTDEFNIDGAVSEDNWNFEEGFKRNQEAQWYQKQNAYCKDGLLVIEARKENRPNPQYVAGRTQWPHADRKIRYSSASINTSGKHSWQFGLFEMRARIPVGSGLWPAFWTLGVDKEWPSNGEIDIMEYYKGDILANIATGTDQRWKAHWFGQRKAVADLGGASWAREFHTWRMLWDEQGIALYVDDMLLNRVPMDQLYNRDGSGFNPFRQPHYLLLNLALGGMNGGPIDPALLPAKYEIDYVRVYQKKQKTERTAFKPGERWYDEAGQMINAHGGGILYDQGTYYWYGEKRGREESQGVNVYSSKDLYHWTFENLALSPVDDGQSDIARGCLMERPKVIYNASSKKYVMWFHLELKGKGYAAARAAVAVSDSPIGPFQFVHSFRPNGNMSRDMGLFVDEDGHAYQIYSSDENYALRLVQLTDDFLQPTRRDSLLFRNHREAPAMFKQGKYYYLITSGCTGWAPNRAELHRATAPFGPWTSLGDPMSGPESALTFGGQSTFVLPVAGKKDAFIFMADRWNPKNLMDSRYIWLPVQMQEGKVSISWKPEWSLTVFD; encoded by the coding sequence ATGAAAAATAATCTCTTTACCTGTTTGCTCATTTATCTTTTCCTGCTTCCGCAGAACGTCCTGAGCCAAAGTCCGGTTCCCGCGGACTACACCTTGGTCTGGACCGACGAATTCAATATTGATGGTGCGGTCAGTGAAGACAACTGGAACTTTGAAGAAGGATTTAAACGTAACCAGGAAGCGCAGTGGTATCAAAAGCAGAATGCCTATTGTAAGGATGGACTGCTGGTCATTGAGGCAAGAAAAGAAAATAGGCCTAATCCGCAATATGTTGCCGGCCGTACACAGTGGCCGCATGCGGACAGGAAAATCAGGTACAGCTCGGCATCGATCAACACCTCAGGCAAGCATAGCTGGCAGTTTGGCTTGTTTGAGATGCGGGCGCGGATACCGGTGGGCAGTGGACTCTGGCCGGCTTTCTGGACCCTCGGAGTGGATAAAGAGTGGCCATCGAACGGCGAAATTGACATTATGGAATATTATAAGGGCGACATCCTGGCCAATATTGCCACAGGCACAGACCAGCGCTGGAAAGCACACTGGTTTGGCCAGCGCAAAGCTGTTGCCGATCTGGGGGGCGCCTCCTGGGCCCGTGAATTTCATACCTGGCGCATGCTCTGGGACGAACAGGGCATAGCCCTGTATGTGGACGATATGTTGCTCAACCGTGTACCAATGGACCAGCTGTACAACCGCGATGGCTCGGGCTTCAATCCGTTCAGACAACCACATTATCTATTGCTCAACCTTGCTCTGGGCGGTATGAATGGCGGACCTATTGATCCGGCTCTGCTGCCTGCAAAGTATGAAATAGATTATGTGCGGGTTTACCAGAAAAAACAGAAAACCGAACGGACGGCTTTCAAGCCCGGTGAACGCTGGTACGATGAAGCAGGCCAGATGATCAATGCACATGGTGGTGGCATTTTATACGATCAGGGGACCTATTATTGGTACGGCGAAAAGCGCGGTCGCGAAGAATCACAGGGAGTGAATGTGTACTCTTCCAAAGATCTCTACCATTGGACATTCGAAAATCTGGCGCTGTCACCGGTCGACGACGGCCAAAGCGATATCGCCCGCGGCTGCCTGATGGAGAGACCCAAGGTTATCTATAACGCCAGTTCTAAAAAATATGTGATGTGGTTCCATCTGGAGCTGAAGGGTAAAGGTTATGCGGCAGCCCGCGCTGCAGTGGCCGTGAGCGATTCGCCCATAGGACCTTTTCAGTTTGTACATAGCTTCCGGCCCAATGGAAATATGTCCCGTGATATGGGACTCTTTGTGGATGAGGATGGCCATGCTTACCAGATTTATTCTTCAGATGAAAATTATGCCTTGCGTCTGGTACAGCTGACCGACGATTTCTTACAGCCAACCCGCAGGGATTCATTGCTTTTCCGGAATCATCGGGAAGCTCCGGCCATGTTTAAGCAGGGTAAATATTATTATCTTATCACCAGCGGATGCACGGGATGGGCTCCCAACAGGGCCGAACTGCACCGCGCCACGGCTCCCTTTGGCCCATGGACCTCCTTGGGGGACCCGATGTCAGGGCCGGAATCCGCATTGACATTTGGCGGGCAGTCGACCTTCGTATTACCCGTAGCAG